GGTTGGGACAGTTGCAGGATGTGGCCACGCTGGCCCGTGTCGCGCTGGCCGTGCGCACGGGCGAGCATGTGGAGCATCCTTCGGTCACTTCGCTTCGGGCAGCGCGGCTGTACGTGGAAGCGAACCCCGTGCAAGAAGTGAACGCCGACGGTGAGCTGGTGGGGATGACACCCATGCGGTTCGAGGTGGCTCCAGCGGCACTTCGGGTCTACGCGCCTGGGCCAACGACGTGAGTGTGAAGGGGTGAGCGCCCACGAGAAGACTCCGGATCGCGCCCTGCGATGGATTGGGCCAGGTCTGGCGTCTTTGCTGCTGCGGGCTCGGAGACAAGGGCGAGGTAAGAATCCGAGGGGATGGCGTCTTGCGGGAGCGGAGGCGAATTGTTCGATCAAGCATCTCCGCGTGGCGGAGCCAGAACGGACCCGAAATGGCGAAAAGCCCTGTGCCATCAAGGGGTTGGGGCTCTTTGACAGGTGAATAGGTGCTTGCATGGCATTTTCCCAGTGAGTTCAAGCGGTTACAGGAAGACACACTGTGTCATCGCAAATCCATGCACGAACCAAGGGAGGTGCTTGCAAACAGGGGTGATAACCCATGGAAAATACAGGGATTTTGGAGGCCGCAGTCCCGCTGGCCGTGATGCCGAGAGGTGTTGAGCACTTCTTCCGCGACGCCAGTGTGCCAAAAGCCATCTCTGGTCCCGCTGGCCGTGATGCCGAGAGGCGTTGAGCACCGGGAGGTGCTCCAAGGTGAAGGTCGTCATGGCTGCAAGTCCCGCTGGCCGTGATGCCGAGAGGCGTTGAGCACTCGGCCAGCCTCATGCGGAGCCGAGCCACCGTCCGGTCCCGCTGGCCGTGATGCCGAGAGGCGTTGAGCACCACATGGCACTGCGTGGATTCAGTCGGAAGGGCCGGTCCCGCTGGCCGTGATGCCGAGAGGCGTTGAGCACTCCGAGAGAGTGGCAGCGGCGTTGCGCGTGATGCTGTCCCGCTGGCCGTGATGCCGAGAGGCGTTGAGCACTCGGCGGCGGAGAGCTGGTCAAGCTGCCCCGGCGGCGTCCCGCTGGCCGTGATGCCGAGAGGCGTTGAGCACTTGAGCGTGCAGCCCGTGGTGGCCAACAAGGCGACGTCCCGCTGGCCGTGATGCCGAGAGGCGTTGAGCACAGATCCTGATAGTCCTCGAAGTCCTCCAGGCTCTCGTCCCGCTGGCCGTGATGCCGAGAGGCGTTGAGCACCCCCGGGTCTCGGGTTCTTACGAAGGGAACAGCGCCTGTCCCGCTGGCCGTGATGCCGAGAGGCGTTGAGCACGTCGCGTGGTCTTTCGTTACCAAATCCCAGTCTTTCTCCCGTCCCGCTGGCCGTGATGCCGAGAGGCGTTGAGCACTTCTTGGCGCTCTCCCAGGACGGCTTCTCGCCGGCGGTCCCGCTGGCCGTGATGCCGAGAGGCGTTGAGCACCCGTCAGGAGCGAACGCCGGCGCGAACCGAAACTGGTCCCGCTGGCCGTGATGCCGAGAGGCGTTGAGCCCCCAGCATCACGCTGGAGGTCACGAGCGGCGACCACTTTATAGGGACACGACCCGAAAGGGGCCGAGCGACGGTAGCCCGGCTCCTCCTGGTTCCTACGGTTGGACCTGGAGCGGCTTCAACAGGGTCAAGTCCCGAATCGTGTGTAGTTGGTTGGGAGGGGGTTCGGGGGAGGAATGCTCCTTGGTGGCGTCAATCAGCGGCAGTGTCTGGGGTTGAGTTGAGCAGAGACATGTCGAGGTAGCGGCAGTCGTCCCAGATGCCCGTGACTTCGAGGGCGACGGCGGTGATGAGGCGCAGGGCGCTGGCGCGGTCCGGGAAGGCGCCCACGGAGCGGATGCGGCGCTTCACCTCGCCCTGGAGACGCGCCAGGCCGTTGGTGCTGCGCAGGCGCTTCCAGTGGGCCTCACGCCGTAGGCCAACAGGGCCGAGACGTTCTGCACCGTGCGCGCCCACCGGGCGTCCAGGAGCTTGTAGCGGCCCAGCACGGCCTCCGCCGAGCCGTTGGCTCAGGTCCGGGGCACCGTCACCTCCAGGTGCCCCATGGACGTCAGCAGCCCACGCAAGGAGCTGCCATTGCGCTGGTCCTTGTGCCCGCCACCTGCAGCCAACGCCCGGCGCCCACCAGGCCCCGAATCTCCTCCTCCAGCAGCATCTCCAGCGTCATCCGGATGGCTCTCAGGAAGAGGCCTCGCACGTCGGTGCGCGCCCCCTCGTGCGAGGGCGCGGCAAACTCGGTATCGTCCACGGCGGGGACCTCCTCGTCTCCCCTGTCAGGGGAGACCGTCTCGGTTGGTTTCACCGAGGAGCTTCCCTCTTTCCAGTTCGCCCTTCCTCGCCGTCTACACACTCATAGGGACACGACCGACACCAAGGTCCGGGGGGACTTCCATGGCGATGTTGCGTGCGTGGTGGGTGGTGGTGCTGCTCCTGTTGGCCCGCTGCGCGTCGGCGCCCTTCGCTGGGCACGTCGCTCTGTCGCGCGGGGCCGACTCGGCGGAGGACTGCGCCGAGGCGGCCGAGGAGGACGATGACGAGGGGTGCGTCACCGTTGCGTGCGTCGGTGCCACCTGTGGCCTGTACCGATGCGAAGACGTCTCGTCCGCGCCGCTGGCCCTGAGAGGTGGTGGCGCCGCGGCACCGATGGCGGGCGTCGGCACCTCACCTCAGCGCTACTGGGGCGCCCCACAGGTCATGCCGGGCCGCGAGCCGGTCCTCGTCTTCCACATGGCGCGGCCCGAGGAATTGCCGAGCACGAAGGCGCTCCGCAAGGCGCGCGAGGAATGGGAGAAGGTCCCGAAGGAGAAGCACCACATCTTTCCCCGCGCCTTCGAGGAGTACTTCCGGGGACAGCACATCAACATCCACGAGTACGCCCTCGCCATCGACATGAAGCGGCACAAGGAGCTTCACCGAGGCGAACGAGGCGCACCGTGGAATGCGGACTGGGAGGCCTTCATCTGGCGAATGGAGCGAGAGCGCGAAGGCGGCGTCCCTCGAAGCGAGATTCGGCGTCGACTCTTCGAGTTTGCCGGGGGCATGATTCAAAGGTACCGACTCGTCGGGATGCCCTTGTCGTACTGGCAAACGCTCACGGCGAATATGCGGCTGGCGGAGGCTGGGTGATGCGCTACTTCGAGCTGGGTCCGACATCCGAGACAGTTGCTCCGAAGTGGCGATGGAGCCTCGCGGGCAAGCGCCCTTGGCGGCTTCCTGGAACGGAGTGCCCCAGCTGCGAGGCAGGCGGCGCGACCATCGCGCTCAACTACCCGAGCGTGGACCTGTCGGAACTGAGCGAGGAGCGCGAGTACCGGAGACCCCGGTTTGCGCCTTGGGATGAGTACGTCCGGCTTCGTGACCGGGCCCTGCCGCTCATGCCGCAGGGTGCTGTTGTGCGGCCGGGGACGGCGATGGGACCACTGGCGGGAAGGTTGCGAGGGCTCCCGCCGCCAGTGGCGATGGATGCGCCGTGGAACCTCTTCGCCCAGCCCGAGGGCGTGGAGCGACTCCTCGGTGCGGGGCTTCGCGGCATCAAGCCCGTGCCCACCGCGCTGAAGGTCGGACGCGACGTGCCCCCGTCGCTGGAGCTGGAACTGCAGGTAGGGGGGGACTACGCACCCGAGTGCCGTCCGCCGCTGGTGGGAGAGCCGTGCCCCATGTGCGGGACGCAGCGGCGGGGCCTTGCTCCGTACCGATGGTGGCTAGACCCTGCCGCGCTGCCGGAAACCGACGTGTTCCGCTTCCGGCACAACCCAGCTTGCACCATCGCGAGCGAGCGCTTCGTGGAAGTCCTTCGGAGCATGGGCGACACCGGCATCCGGGCGACGGAGATTGCGCCGCCTGCCGCGCGCGAGATGGGGGCACTGACGTAGGCAACCTCTTGCCTGGGGCTACCGCTTCGATTTCGAGCGAGCGGCAATGGCCTCGTCGAGGAGCTGCCGGTGGCGCTACACCGGTCTCGTGGCTCTCCCGCAGTTTGTGTGGAGGGTGTCCCGAGGAGGAAGCTGCGCGAATGGCCGTTCTGTCGCTCGCTCTCCAAAGGGAGAGTCACCGGGGCGTGGATGACGACAGGCCCAAGACCAGACTTCCCTGCTGGATGCGTCGGGTTCGAAGCTCGCCGTGTCTCCCTGTCGCCTTCGAGGGGAACCACACAATGTACGGGAGAGCCACGAAACCGACACGACTCCACCCCATATCTGAGCAAGGACGGCTTTTCGCCAGACGCCTCATTCTTCGTGCCCCCCCCTGGGAGACGCTGCGCCCAGGAGGCCCCAGGAAGTTCTGCTCATCCCCGAGGTCTACATCTCTCGGGGAGCGGAGAGCGCACCGTGGCCTCCGGGTTCGTCACTGCGGCGTGACCTTGAGCAGCTTGCCGTTGGTGGCGTCGGTGAGCAGGTAGAGGGCGCCCTCGGGGCCCTGGACCACCTCGCGGATGCGCGCGTTCAGGTTCTTGAGGAGGTGCTCCTCGCCCACCACGCGGTCATTGCGCACCATGAGCCGCACCAGCGCCTGGGCGGCCAGGCCGCCGATGAACATGTTGTTCCGCCACTCGGGGAACAGGGTCCCGGAGTAGATGGTCATCCCCGAGGGGGCAATCACCGGGTCCCAGTAGTACACGGGTTGCTCCATGCCCGGAGCCTGGGTGCTCTGGTGGATGGGCGCGCCGGAGTACTCCTCCCCATACCCGATGGTGGGCCAGCCGTAGTCCTTGCCTGCCTCGGTGAGATTGACCTCGTCACCTCCCTGCGGCCCCATCTCCACCGTCCACAGCCGGCCCTGGCTGTCGAGCGCCGCGGACAGGACATTGCGGTGACCCACTGACCAGAGCTCCGGCTTCGCATCGGGGTTGCCCAGGTACGGGTTGTCCTGGGGCACGGTGCCGTCGGGATGGATGCGAACCACCTTGCCGAGGTGGCTCTTCACGTCCTGGGCCTGGACACGGCCCGCGAGGATGGAGCGCTCCCCGAGCGTGACGAACAGCTTGCCGTCCGGGGTGAACACCATCCGTCCCCCCGAGTGCAGCGTCGACTCGAGCGTGGGCATCATGCGGAAGATGATCTGGACGTTCTCCACGCGAGGCTGCGCACCGTCCACGAGGCGCGCGCGCGCCACCGCCAGTCCGTTGCCGCCCGTACGAGGCTCGGAATAGGTCCAAAAGATGCGCTGGCTCTCGGCGTAGTCCGGGCTCACCTCCACGTCGAGCAACCCGCCCTGACCGCGTGCGTCCACGGCGGGCAGGCCGCTGACGGCGGGGGACTTCGCGCCCTGCTGCGTGACGATGTAGAGCGACCCGGTGGCCTTCTCCGTCACCAGCATGCGCTGGTCCGGCAGGAAGGCGATGGCCCAGGGGTTCCTGAAGCCCGAGGCAATCTCAGTGACCTGGATGGGCGTCTTCGTCTGGATGGCGGGGACGCGCGTCTGCCCGGGGAAGGCCGGATTGAACTCGGGCACGTTGGGCGGGCCCTGCGGAACCGGGGGACCGCTGGGGAGCGGATCTTCAGGGACGCCCGCGTCGTCCTCCGGGACACCCGCGTCGTCTTCAGGGATACCCGCGTCATCTCCAGAGACGCCAGAGTCCTGCTGCAAGGCGCCCGAGTCCGGTGACGTGGGTTCTGAATCGTCTCGGCAACCGACCAGGAGGGTGGCAACGATGAGGGGCATCGACAGTATGCGCATGCGACTCGCTCCAGAGGGGGAAGGAAGGGACCATCGCGTCCTTTGCATCGACTGGGAAGGACGCATTACGACGATGCGCTCCGGCCCAGGACCGGCGACGAGTCCTTCACCGTTGCCGTGGTGGCGTTGGTGCCCCGACTCGGCACCAGGTTTACCGTTGCGAAGCCCGCGAACCGACGGAGGGCGAAGGTGTTCGTCGAGGGTGGAAAAATCTGCCGTCAGCCCGATTGAGGTTCGAGGGCATTCCTGTCGGCCCATCGAGACAGGTTGGAGGCGAGCGGGCCGAATTCCCTGGATAGGCACGCAGGCTGGGCAGCCCCTTCACTCAACCTCAGAGGCCCAGTCAATTATCATGGACCCTTGAGACTGTCAGACTCATTTGCTGTGCCGCGCATCGCATGCCGATGTGCTGATGGCTGACCGGGGGGCACGTGAGAGCTTTAGCCATTGCTGCATTGTTGCTGCTAGCGAGCGGGTGCGCGTCGACTCGTGTCGTCCACCTCGACACGGGGCGAGGCGACCCAATCGCCTTCACGCCGGAGGAGTCCGAACCCGTCGAGATAGGAGAAGACGCGTTCAAGAGTGCGGTCGCGCAGCTCGTCCTGGACATGCGATTGGACGTCGCGTTCCAGGAGGTCGAGCAGGACGACCGGCGTTCCCTGCTGGCTTCCTCGGCGGGCCTCGTCGACGGTGCGCAAGGAAAGCCGGTCCACCCGTCCTATGAGCGCATCTGCCAGCGGCAGGATGAACCCCACACCTGCCTGAGCCTGCTTGCCGGTGGGTTGGCGCTCGGGCCCACGGAGCGGCGCATCTTCGCGCTCTACTTCGCCCTCGACACAGTGTGGAAAGGCGTCGAGGAAGCGATTCGCGACATGGTGAACGCCGCGGCCCTTCGCGCCATGGTGACGACGATGATCGGAACGGCGCTCGTCATGCTGGTAGCGCCCGAGCCCATCACGAAGCTGATAGCCATCGCGCTGACCGCCTCATTGATTGCGTATCTGGGGACGGGGCCTGTCTGGAACATCGGACAAGGCTTCCTCCGACTCATGGACGAGTCACGGGATGCCGTGCGCGTCGACGAACTGGCGAGCGCGGGACATCGCTTCGGCAAGGTGCTGGGAGACAATGGGGCCCGTGTCCTGGTGGTGGTCGCCCTGGCGGCGCTCGGAGGGAAGAGTGCCATGGCCGCCCAGGGGCCACGCATGCCGGGCTTCGCTCAGGCGGCTGCTCGGGCTCGGATGGAAGGCGGCTTCCAGCTCGCGGGGGCATTGACTGGAGAGGTCCAGGCCATCTCGGTCCCGTCGGCTGGGGTGTTGAACGTGACGCTCGCGCCAACCGCGGTCGCCGCGGTTGCGATGGAGGCTGGCGAAGGCACTGGGGCCGTGACGGGAGCCGCGGGCGGCATCCAGGGCGACCCCGACGGCAAGGTGCATCACATCTGCACGGACAAGAACACGATCTCCGACACGAATGGAGGACCGTGGACACAACGGTTTCAGGCGCTCTTCGACAAGGCGGAGATGAGCCTCAATGATCCCGCGAACCTCATACGCATCACAGGACACCAGGGGCCACACCCCATTGAGTATCACAGGGCCATCTTCGCCAGGCTCACCAACGCGACTGCTCGCTGCGGCTCAACCGCTGCTTGTCGCGTCGCACTTGAACGAGAGCTTGCCAGGGTTGCTCGGGATCTTCTAAGGGAAGGGTCGAGCTTGCGGAAGCTGATTACGAAGCGCCCCGGAGAGTAGTCCGTGGAACGACGATTCTTTGATCTGGGTCCAGACGAGTATGTGAAGGGTCGTTGGTACCTCGGAGACCCGACCCATGGGAACGGCGTGGAGCTCGCTGATGTCTGGAGGTTCTCGGATGGCGAGCCGATCGATCTCTCCGAGCGGCTTCGAGTGCCGGTTCGCCAAGCTGGAGCTGCACTCGACATCGAGTTCGCGGGAGTGGGTCTCACTCCTATCGTCTCCGCGCGCGTCGCATCTGTGTTCCGCGAGCGAGCCCCAAACGACGTTCAGCTCTTCCCTGTCGATGTGGACGGAGAGTCGAAGCCCTACTTCCTTCTCAATGTGATTCGGAAGATTCGGTGCATTGATGACGAGGCTTCCGAAGAAGTTCAGCTTCGCACCGCGGAGGACTATGAGGACCGAATCGGGGAGTATTGCTCAGTCATTGGATTGCGTATCGACAAGTCCAAGGTAGGCACTGCGCGGGTGTTCCGATTGTGGGGCTGGCGTGTTCCGCTGGTGGTCGACGAGGACATCAAAGATGCCCTCGAGGCCAACGGCATTTCTGGAGGACGATTCGACGAGGTC
The genomic region above belongs to Myxococcus stipitatus and contains:
- a CDS encoding TIGR02269 family lipoprotein codes for the protein MVVLLLLARCASAPFAGHVALSRGADSAEDCAEAAEEDDDEGCVTVACVGATCGLYRCEDVSSAPLALRGGGAAAPMAGVGTSPQRYWGAPQVMPGREPVLVFHMARPEELPSTKALRKAREEWEKVPKEKHHIFPRAFEEYFRGQHINIHEYALAIDMKRHKELHRGERGAPWNADWEAFIWRMEREREGGVPRSEIRRRLFEFAGGMIQRYRLVGMPLSYWQTLTANMRLAEAG
- a CDS encoding double-CXXCG motif protein, yielding MRYFELGPTSETVAPKWRWSLAGKRPWRLPGTECPSCEAGGATIALNYPSVDLSELSEEREYRRPRFAPWDEYVRLRDRALPLMPQGAVVRPGTAMGPLAGRLRGLPPPVAMDAPWNLFAQPEGVERLLGAGLRGIKPVPTALKVGRDVPPSLELELQVGGDYAPECRPPLVGEPCPMCGTQRRGLAPYRWWLDPAALPETDVFRFRHNPACTIASERFVEVLRSMGDTGIRATEIAPPAAREMGALT
- a CDS encoding PQQ-dependent sugar dehydrogenase — encoded protein: MRILSMPLIVATLLVGCRDDSEPTSPDSGALQQDSGVSGDDAGIPEDDAGVPEDDAGVPEDPLPSGPPVPQGPPNVPEFNPAFPGQTRVPAIQTKTPIQVTEIASGFRNPWAIAFLPDQRMLVTEKATGSLYIVTQQGAKSPAVSGLPAVDARGQGGLLDVEVSPDYAESQRIFWTYSEPRTGGNGLAVARARLVDGAQPRVENVQIIFRMMPTLESTLHSGGRMVFTPDGKLFVTLGERSILAGRVQAQDVKSHLGKVVRIHPDGTVPQDNPYLGNPDAKPELWSVGHRNVLSAALDSQGRLWTVEMGPQGGDEVNLTEAGKDYGWPTIGYGEEYSGAPIHQSTQAPGMEQPVYYWDPVIAPSGMTIYSGTLFPEWRNNMFIGGLAAQALVRLMVRNDRVVGEEHLLKNLNARIREVVQGPEGALYLLTDATNGKLLKVTPQ
- a CDS encoding AHH domain-containing protein yields the protein MRALAIAALLLLASGCASTRVVHLDTGRGDPIAFTPEESEPVEIGEDAFKSAVAQLVLDMRLDVAFQEVEQDDRRSLLASSAGLVDGAQGKPVHPSYERICQRQDEPHTCLSLLAGGLALGPTERRIFALYFALDTVWKGVEEAIRDMVNAAALRAMVTTMIGTALVMLVAPEPITKLIAIALTASLIAYLGTGPVWNIGQGFLRLMDESRDAVRVDELASAGHRFGKVLGDNGARVLVVVALAALGGKSAMAAQGPRMPGFAQAAARARMEGGFQLAGALTGEVQAISVPSAGVLNVTLAPTAVAAVAMEAGEGTGAVTGAAGGIQGDPDGKVHHICTDKNTISDTNGGPWTQRFQALFDKAEMSLNDPANLIRITGHQGPHPIEYHRAIFARLTNATARCGSTAACRVALERELARVARDLLREGSSLRKLITKRPGE
- a CDS encoding imm11 family protein, whose translation is MERRFFDLGPDEYVKGRWYLGDPTHGNGVELADVWRFSDGEPIDLSERLRVPVRQAGAALDIEFAGVGLTPIVSARVASVFRERAPNDVQLFPVDVDGESKPYFLLNVIRKIRCIDDEASEEVQLRTAEDYEDRIGEYCSVIGLRIDKSKVGTARVFRLWGWRVPLVVDEDIKDALEANGISGGRFDEV